Within Vicia villosa cultivar HV-30 ecotype Madison, WI unplaced genomic scaffold, Vvil1.0 ctg.000352F_1_1_1, whole genome shotgun sequence, the genomic segment ttattaaattcatatatgtacttattttccttttatttgtttaattaatatttattattatatttttatttaaactattatatttatatatttgttttcacataattatatttaattatttatattatttcaaaaatacatctttattttgttttaattcataaaaaatcctaaaaaatatatttcattcttaattttatttcctCGACTCGATTCAATTAATTAGGTCgtcagaccaataattaattaaattattttcttatttaattcgtaccctaattagggtttacgaagatcaagcTATACACTGATCTATTCCTTTTccatgtcttttcagggttacctttcTAATACTCTCCaactacgcgccacgcccttcacaaagctaagtatccTCTTtaattaaaagtctattttgtttcctttgattttagggtttgcccttaaccTTTCTTGAACTGTGCATACGTTCACTCTTTTGTTTCTGCCTTTGCCCTTTTCAGGTTTatctccgaggtttcctccgaccgccaaccctatcagatcaaatgcaaagctaagttgcttcttatttatttatttaaattctttatctttttgttttttagggttaactgtgtttgcctctgaaccgataatgcactcacccccttttgtttatttctttcttttccaattttcagggtttgtcgactgccaaagctacgagtattggtaaccctaaaccctaaccctgatatttttgtcttttattattacttatgccaaaccctattaagggatccgctggtttcattttccccttccccatattgctgtTATTACtgctttatattaaactgcgtggttagtaatcctagggaatgCAAGtcttgttaattgaattagataaCTAAATAtacaagataatttaatcgaattaatcacgtgattgttgcacccacgcacccttttggggtaacctctctgttgccttgttgcctgttgccttgtgtatttttgcagaatagccatgtccctcgaatatgaggatacctcagccatgttgcctcgacaaaaaggtcatgcgaccctaatgatgctgccttcgatacactaacatgacctcgaccctcggaagttgcctacgaaaaaggctgaggtatcttctggttgcctacgaataaaggctattctggtccttcccttagactacctgcctctgtatggcatgggtcagtcttgtggcgaacgacaatgcgatgacccttcaatctccaaatgaaaggcttcctgccctctatggcatggatagaccctttcacccggaaaggctaaaagaacatttttcatctaaccaggtaattgcccctaattgctttgccttgctctaaaaatattTCCTTACACTTTTTTCTaaaacactttcaaggctacgctcatttacgagctaaagtccttgtttcttcatcttctatacatttctaaacttttggtttcaaaacgagcaaagcaattaagagcccatggaaaaccatggatgcaaagggtgccttacaccttccctttgcataattaccccccgaaccctattttatttaaaaggtttttcctgttcttttagcctttctgacttgtttggataaaataaaagtcggtggcgactcttgcttaaccacgacatttcgattataaaagtcagttcaccgtattacagtgggatatcataacaatataaagaagcgtatgataacCAGTATATGAGAATAaagtcatacacaattcaccacttcacaAAGCATCAATATCATTAATCAACAAGTAGTAAACAagtattcaacaacaacaacaacaatagatCATCATCACATCATTAGTTATATAAAGATTCATCATCAAATATCTCATCATCGTTCATCACCATGTAAAATGCAATGAGACCAACAACTATgcgaatgcatgtggtaccaacaagaCATAAGTCCTCATCtcaattgccaataaatagaggcaacaacaaggcataagcaTTCCTCTTAATTTTCCAATTCAGGCCATCTTATAGAGCATAAGCTTCCATCACGAATGCAACGTATGCGActcaacatgcaacatcacaaTTATGCAACcttaaggcataagccttcggcAAACGCTAACATAGTCCATCGCTTCTTTGTCATTGCAAAATCACATCAAACAATCACATACAACAGTTATCAAACAAGATTAGAAAGTCTTTATCAAGAAATTATCTATTCCAATGCCAAAGCATAGAAATTCAAGTAAACGGTTTTCATCAAAAATCGGTTCAAAAGCCATTCAAACGACTCTAGTAAATTCtgaaaaattcactaaaattctTGATAAATCACTAGTGTCCAATAACTATatctgtttttcaaaataaaactttttatgaTAGAGCTCACTAAGCGTATTGTCGATTATGCAGAAATATTCTGCAACAGGTTTGCTACTGCCACAACCGCTAATTCCACCAAAATTCCATCTTAGACAGTTCGGTTTTACAAAAGGATTATATATTCATGCTCCCCTAATCATATAACATATATTGGTATCCTAAAATCGTAATTCCACGACATCACTTTCGACACCAAATTTACGGTCAAAACACCAATTTTCACAAGACACAACAACAAAGCCAAAATTAATGCAATATAAGTCATACAATACACATACAACATATAGCAACaagaatcatcatcaaacatacaTCAATTTATCAATTTCATGGGAATTCCTCTTCAAAACCTAATTTATCAAACAAACCCAAAACCCTCATTCTTACATACAAATCATCATACCCAatcttatagagttagaaccccaccatTACCTTTAGATTGAAGGAGCTCTACTCTTTCAATGGAATCCTTGCCCTATCCTCTTTGTGCCTattctcctctttcacgttctctaCATAATTTTCTATCTTCTCTATTTTTCCAATTCTCTCCTTTCCTGTTACTTTTATTAAACCCTTCACTGACTTCTATTTTactattgggcttaacccacacaCCCCCACTAATTCTAATGCTAACACAAAATAGACCCAACTATCTATTTACTCATTattccattattattattatgattattattattcaacTATATACTAAAATAGTATAAATACCAATAATTTGCAAATACATCACAAATTCATCAAATAATTcacaatcaattaattaaataattaattaaaataaacggGCGTTACAAATCCCTCTAGTGAATagtgaaaatcatctgcaaaacttAAATTGATTAGGTCCATGTTTTCACATTTTGCATGAAAGTTAAAGTTAGGTTGATCTTTCAGCTTTTGCAAAACTCTATGCATGTACTCCATAGTTAAAGACTTATGTTTTCTTTCACCATTTGAGATAGCTCACCATTCACCTGAAATCAATAAGAAATTGTTTTAATAGTGATCATGATCCATTTTATGAATTTTTGGGGGAAACTTAACTCTTTTAAGATTGCCTCCAACGCCTCCCATTCCATTGTATCATATACCTTTTATAGATCCATTTGCACCATACATATAAGAGCTTCTTTTTTGTACTATATCCTCTAATAAATTCATAAGTCAAAAGGATATGGTCATGAATGATTTGACCAGGAACAAAAGCAGATTGACTCTTGTGGATTATACCTGTAAGTACTTTCCCAAGTATATTTgccattattttttatataactttGTAGATCACTATGCAATATGAGATGGGTCTGAACTTCTTTTATCTTGCTAGTTGCGGAAGCATTTGGGATAAGAGTGACTGTAGTGCAGTTAATAGCTTTATAGAGTTTAATCTTTTGGAAAAAATCTTTCACAACACTAATGAAGTCCAGCTTAATAATCTCCCATGTCGACTTAAATTTTTTTGCATTGTAGCCATCAATACCGGGAGCAGATAAATCTTTAATCCCCTTCAGGCTTTTCCATATTTTTGTCTCAATTATTGGAGCTATCAGAAAGTTCCTTTGCTCAACAGTCAGTTGAGGACCTTTTCTCAAGGCAACAATATCAATAATCAAGAGTTCCCTCTGAGCAGTGCCCACAAGATTTTCATAATACTTAACAATTTCTTGCTCAATCTCCTTTTGATTTTGTATGTTTCTTCCATCATCGGTTTCGTTCATAACAATATGGTTTTGCCTTCTTATTGTCTTCAAGGTTGCATGGAGATAGGCATTATTTCCATTCCCAAGTCTCAACCAGTTCACTTTAGCCTTTTGCCTCAAGAGTTGTTCTTCAATATTACTAGTGGTGATGACTTTAGTGGTGCATTCTTTAACTCTATTAATCAGCTGTATGTTCATTCTATCTTGCAAGAGATTATCTTGTGCATTAGATAGGTCTTCTCTAGCTTTTTCAATTTGTTGAGTAATGCCTCTAAGTTCTTTACCAAAGTTCTTTATTGTTGGTTGAAGTCTTTATAACTTCTTCCAGAGGAGGAACATAACAGACCCATCAATAGGCATGGACTAATTCAATTTCACAGCTTAAATGAACCCAGTTTTGTTAACTAAAGCATTTTGGAATTTGAAGGGAGTTCTATATGGACCTTTATAATCTTGATCTTGCAAACACaagaaagcatgatcagagactcCATAATTCATAATTTTGAGCAAAGTATCCATGTTCCGCTATTGCCACACCAAATTGCCCAAAACTCTATCAATCCTTGAATATATCCTACCATTTATTTGGTTATTTGTCCATGTGAAGTAGTCCCCAATACTCTATCAACAACCAACACTGTACTATAAGGTTCTAAAGCCTTATCTACTATCTCAACTGTTACTTTTTCTTCCAATGTTGCAGCAAAACCATTGATGTATCTTGTATAGGAGTAAAGAATTGACTCTTTTGTTGTATCAGAGGAGCTATAATACAACAAAGGAAACATAATTTGAAAGCAAAACTAAAAGTtattaaatatgttattttatataACAAGAATACGTTTCCAACAAAGATCCTAGAAACTCACATGCATTTTGCTGACGAAATACTTTACTTTATAATTTGTATCAGGGGTGATCAATTTTAGCGATTAAGGTAAGAAAACATGGGATGT encodes:
- the LOC131627231 gene encoding uncharacterized protein LOC131627231, with translation MNIQLINRVKECTTKVITTSNIEEQLLRQKAKVNWLRLGNGNNAYLHATLKTIRRQNHIVMNETDDGRNIQNQKEIEQEIVKYYENLVGTAQRELLIIDIVALRKGPQLTVEQRNFLIAPIIETKIWKSLKGIKDLSAPGIDGYNAKKFKSTWEIIKLDFISVVKDFFQKIKLYKAINCTTVTLIPNASATSKIKEVQTHLILHSDLQSYIKNNGKYTWESTYRGYSTKKKLLYVWCKWIYKR